One segment of Solanum lycopersicum chromosome 1, SLM_r2.1 DNA contains the following:
- the LOC101252710 gene encoding BTB/POZ and MATH domain-containing protein 4-like, producing MSEQPIITHVSDTSPLTRATSSRSVTETVNGSHRFVIQGYSLAKGMGVGKHIASDTFTVGGHQWAIYFYPDGKNPEDNSTYVSLFIALASEGTDVRALFELTLVDQSGKEKHKVHSHFDRSLESGPYTLKYRGSMWGYKRFFRRALLENSDYLKDDCLKINCTVGVVRSTIDIASLQPIQVPGSDMGSHFGMLLENMEGTDVVFSVAGEKFHAHKLVLTARSPVFRTELFDELMGDKQEIVVTDMEPRVFKAMLHFIYRDSLVDEEIEDTSSSSIPSVTDTLTAKLLAAADRYELTRLRRVCESHLCKDISVNSVSRTLALADRYHATELKAVCLRFAAENLAAVMQSDGFEYLKENCPSLQSELLKTVAGCEDDCSSGGGKSRSVWAQLSDGGDTNGRRVRHRT from the exons ATGTCGGAGCAGCCGATAATCACTCACGTCTCCGATACGAGTCCGTTAACCCGGGCGACGAGTTCCCGGTCGGTGACGGAAACGGTAAACGGTTCACACCGGTTTGTGATTCAGGGGTATTCTTTGGCGAAAGGAATGGGAGTTGGGAAACACATCGCGAGTGATACTTTCACCGTTGGTGGACATCAATGGGCTATTTACTTTTATCCCGATGGGAAAAATCCTGAGGATAATTCAACGTATGTGTCACTTTTTATTGCGTTGGCGAGTGAAGGAACGGATGTTAGGGCTTTGTTTGAATTGACGTTGGTTGATCAGAGTGGTAAAGAGAAGCATAAGGTTCATAGTCATTTTGATCGGTCACTTGAAAGTGGACCATATACATTGAAATACCGCGGCAGCATGTG GGGATACAAACGTTTCTTTAGACGAGCTTTACTTGAGAATTCAGATTATCTCAAGGATGATTGTTTGAAAATCAACTGTACTGTGGGAGTTGTTCGTTCTACAATTGATATCGCGAGCTTACAGCCAATCCAGGTTCCAGGTTCTGATATGGGATCACACTTTGGAATGCTATTAGAGAATATGGAAGGCACTGATGTTGTTTTCAGCGTGGCTGGTGAAAAATTTCATGCCCATAAGCTGGTATTAACTGCTCGTTCTCCTGTATTTCGCACTGAATTGTTTGATGAACTGATGGGCGATAAGCAGGAGATTGTTGTCACAGATATGGAACCCAGGGTCTTTAAA GCTATGTTGCACTTCATATACAGAGATTCTCTTGTAGATGAAGAGATAGAAGATACTAGTTCTTCTTCTATTCCTTCTGTGACCGATACATTGACAGCAAAATTGCTAGCAGCAGCCGATCGGTATGAATTAACAAGACTCAGGCGTGTGTGCGAATCTCATCTTTGCAAAGATATCTCGGTGAACTCTGTTTCCAGAACTCTTGCTTTAGCTGACCGTTACCATGCCACGGAACTCAAAGCAGTTTGCCTTAGGTTTGCTGCTGAAAATCTTGCAG CTGTCATGCAATCAGATGGATTTGAATACCTTAAGGAAAACTGCCCTTCTCTTCAGTCAGAGCTTCTTAAAACCGTTGCTGGTTGTGAGGATGATTGTAGCAGTGGAGGCGGAAAGTCTAGAAGCGTTTGGGCCCAGCTTTCAGATGGTGGTGATACCAATGGCAGGAGGGTAAGGCACCGGACatga